The proteins below come from a single Leptospiraceae bacterium genomic window:
- a CDS encoding MFS transporter has translation MKDDNYAVLRILDFKNFVIARFLAVVGIQVQAVVVGWQVFDKTGDPLALGLVGLFEIIPSISVALFAGHLADRKDRKTIVLICYSVLFLCSISLLFLSTSFFDLQANSVYPIYGVIFVSGIARGFLSPSLSAFMAQLVPKHLYPNSSAWNSIAWQVAAVCGPALGGLLYGFKGAILAYSVDASLLLGAIVFYFRILPKPIPEKKHGESIFESLFTGFKFVFSNQVMLAAMSLDMFAVLFGGAVALLPLFAKEVLNVGPEGLGILRASPAVGASLMAMILAYKPPKEKAGMILLVAVGGFGLSMIFFGLSSYFYLSVFLLAISGVFDSVSVVLRSTIMQIYTPENMRGRVASVNSIFIGSSNELGAFESGVTAKFMGAIPSVLFGGFMTMVIVFLVAAKAPMLRKLNFKEEKNVNDK, from the coding sequence ATGAAAGACGATAATTATGCAGTTTTACGAATTTTAGATTTCAAAAATTTTGTAATCGCAAGGTTTTTAGCAGTAGTTGGGATTCAGGTTCAAGCAGTAGTTGTCGGATGGCAGGTTTTTGATAAAACGGGAGACCCACTTGCCCTTGGTTTGGTAGGGCTATTTGAAATTATCCCCTCCATATCAGTAGCTTTGTTTGCAGGGCATCTTGCTGATAGGAAAGATAGAAAAACTATCGTTTTAATTTGTTACTCAGTTTTATTTCTTTGTTCTATTTCTTTATTATTCCTAAGTACTTCTTTTTTTGATTTGCAGGCAAATTCTGTTTATCCTATCTATGGAGTGATATTTGTTAGTGGAATTGCAAGAGGTTTTTTGTCTCCTTCTTTATCTGCTTTTATGGCGCAGTTAGTTCCAAAACATTTGTATCCAAATTCTTCTGCTTGGAATAGTATTGCCTGGCAAGTTGCAGCTGTCTGTGGTCCGGCACTTGGAGGATTACTTTATGGATTTAAAGGGGCTATTCTTGCTTATTCGGTAGATGCTAGTTTGTTATTGGGTGCGATCGTTTTTTATTTTAGAATTTTACCAAAGCCAATTCCAGAGAAAAAACATGGTGAATCAATTTTTGAAAGTTTATTTACCGGATTTAAGTTTGTATTCTCTAATCAAGTAATGTTAGCCGCAATGAGTTTGGATATGTTCGCGGTATTATTTGGGGGAGCTGTTGCACTCTTACCTTTATTTGCAAAAGAAGTTTTGAATGTTGGGCCAGAAGGTCTTGGAATTTTACGAGCGAGTCCTGCAGTGGGGGCTTCTCTTATGGCAATGATATTAGCGTATAAACCTCCAAAAGAAAAAGCTGGTATGATTCTTTTGGTCGCAGTCGGTGGATTTGGATTGAGTATGATTTTTTTTGGATTGTCCTCTTATTTTTACTTATCCGTTTTTTTACTTGCTATCAGTGGAGTCTTCGATAGTGTAAGTGTAGTTTTGCGCTCGACTATCATGCAGATTTATACCCCAGAAAATATGAGAGGACGTGTCGCATCAGTCAATAGTATATTTATAGGTTCTTCAAATGAATTGGGAGCATTTGAATCGGGAGTAACTGCAAAGTTTATGGGTGCAATTCCATCTGTATTGTTTGGTGGGTTTATGACTATGGTGATAGTATTTTTAGTAGCAGCAAAGGCACCAATGTTAAGGAAATTGAACTTTAAAGAGGAAAAAAATGTTAACGACAAATGA